A single region of the Vicia villosa cultivar HV-30 ecotype Madison, WI linkage group LG4, Vvil1.0, whole genome shotgun sequence genome encodes:
- the LOC131595677 gene encoding uncharacterized protein LOC131595677 — protein sequence MAPPKTTARAISQEAFNELVNENIDDLGMDPAEALEDAIQTLTLQGVDLSGIVTSVPGESNPVIECLEKLKRLESESDALDETVEAFDKLAELCGGDAGNGNAAIATKNGGVELVCSKINSANGSRLVLLSALNALSSMLRDVQSTGMFQNSNGPRIILGILNDNKQNVDVLNNGFRVVASAAAGDEIVKESFMELKVDELIVEIMSTHKNPGIQSLYDAIRVLLTPDDNRVLASQVYGYARKFAKIGIPEAIVDSLHTGLDSPDLISACITLKATAVNDEICKSIAEKGGIDVVLKCIDDSGEQGNTDVAKVCCSLLSKLAGSDANKSAIVGKGGMDKLIKLSARYADDPSVLQEIMSIISVLSLRSPENAARAIEAGAGDLAIQAMQKFPAAHQMQRNSCLMIRNLVARNQENRTILLNNGIEKYIRKAKQTHASCKEAATDALRDLGIDSYNL from the exons ATGGCTCCACCAAAGACGACGGCGCGTGCGATCTCACAAGAAGCCTTCAACGAGCTAGTAAACGAAAACATCGACGACCTCGGAATGGACCCAGCCGAAGCTCTCGAAGACGCAATCCAAACCCTCACTCTCCAAGGCGTCGATCTCTCAG GCATCGTGACTTCCGTTCCCGGAGAGAGCAATCCGGTGATAGAGTGCTTGGAAAAGCTGAAGCGGTTGGAGTCTGAATCGGATGCATTGGATGAGACGGTGGAAGCGTTTGATAAACTGGCGGAGTTGTGTGGCGGTGATGCTGGGAATGGCAATGCGGCTATTGCTACGAAAAATGGCGGCGTTGAATTGGTTTGTTCTAAGATTAATAGTGCTAATGGATCTCGACTTGTTCTTCTTTCTGCTTTAAATGCTTTATCGTCGATGCTTCGTG ATGTTCAAAGTACAGGAATGTTCCAGAACAGTAACGGACCAAGGATTATACTTGGTATCTTAAATGACAACAAGCAAAATGTAGATGTATTAAATAACGGCTTCCGTGTTGTGGCTTCAGCTGCGGCTGGTGATGAGATTGTCAAGGAATCATTTATGGAATTGAAAGTTGATGAGTTAATTGTAGAGATAATGTCCACACATAAGAACCCTGGCATTCAAAGTTTATATGATGCTATTCGTGTACTTTTGACGCCTGATGACAATCGTGTTCTAGCTTCCCAA GTTTATGGATATGCACGGAAATTCGCTAAGATTGGAATTCCAGAAGCCATTGTGGATTCTCTGCACACAGGACTTGACTCACCTGACTTAATTTCAGCATGCATCACTTTAAAGGCCACTGCAGTAAAT GATGAAATATGTAAATCCATTGCTGAAAAAGGGGGTATTGATGTAGTACTCAAATGTATAGACGACAGTGGAGAACAAGGCAACACAGATGTAGCCAAAGTTTGCTGCTCATTACTTTCAAAG TTAGCAGGAAGTGATGCAAACAAGAGTGCTATTGTCGGGAAAGGGGGTATGGATAAGCTAATCAAGCTTTCAGCCAGATATGCTGACGATCCTTCTGTTTTGCAAGAG ATCATGTCTATTATTTCTGTGCTTTCTCTAAGATCTCCGGAAAATGCAGCCCGTGCCATTGAAGCTGGTGCTGGCGACCTTGCTATTCAAGCCATGCAGAAATTTCCTGCAGCACACCAAATGCAAAGAAACTCCTGTCTTATGATCAGAAATTTAGTAGCGAGAAACCAAGAGAACAG AACTATTCTTCTTAATAATGGAATTGAGAAATACATACGGAAAGCAAAGCAAACACATGCAAGTTGTAAGGAAGCTGCTACTGATGCCTTGAGGGATTTGGGGATTGACAGTTACAACTTGTAG
- the LOC131595678 gene encoding serine/threonine-protein kinase SRK2E-like — translation MNPSTRNTVGPGGMGMDIPIMHESDRYELVRDIGSGNFGVARLMRDKLTNQRVAVKYIERGDKIDENVQREIINHRSLRHPNIVRFKEVILTPTHLAIVMEYASGGELFERICNAGRFSEDEARFFFQQLISGVSYCHAMQVCHRDLKLENTLLDGSPAPRLKICDFGYSKSSVLHSQPKSTVGTPAYIAPEVLLKKEYDGKIADVWSCGVTLYVMLVGAYPFEDPEEPKNFRKTIHRILKVQYSIPDYVQISPECRHLISRIFVADPAQRISMSEIRSHVWFLKNLPADLVVGNTMNDQFQEPEQPMQTVEEIMQIISEATIPAAGTHQSISQYLTGSLDIDDEMDEDVETDPDLDIDSSGEIVYAM, via the exons ATGAATCCTTCTACTAGGAATACTGTTGGGCCAGGAGGAATGGGAATGGATATACCGATTATGCATGAGAGTGATAGGTATGAGCTTGTTCGTGATATTGGGTCTGGGAATTTTGGGGTGGCTAGGCTTATGAGAGATAAACTCACTAATCAACGTGTTGCTGTCAAGTATATTGAGAGAGGTGATAAG ATAGATGAAAATGTTCAAAGGGAAATTATAAATCATAGATCACTCAGGCATCCTAATATTGTCAGGTTCAAGGAG GTAATACTTACCCCTACACATTTAGCAATTGTGATGGAATATGCTTCTGGTGGAGAGCTATTTGAGCGAATATGCAATGCAGGACGGTTCAGCGAGGACGAG GCACGGTTTTTCTTTCAACAACTTATATCAGGGGTTAGCTACTGTCATGCAATG CAAGTATGTCATCGTGACTTGAAGTTGGAGAACACGTTGTTGGATGGTAGTCCGGCTCCTCGTTTGAAGATTTGTGATTTTGGGTATTCAAAG TCATCAGTGCTACATTCACAACCAAAATCTACTGTTGGAACACCGGCATATATCGCTCCTGAAGTTTTGCTTAAGAAGGAATATGATGGCAAG ATTGCAGATGTGTGGTCTTGTGGTGTTACCTTATATGTCATGTTGGTGGGTGCATATCCTTTCGAGGATCCGGAGGAGCCAAAAAATTTCCGGAAGACTATTCAT AGGATTTTGAAAGTCCAATACTCAATTCCTGATTATGTTCAAATATCTCCCGAGTGCCGTCATCTGATCTCAAGGATCTTCGTTGCAGACCCTGCACAG AGAATAAGCATGTCTGAGATTCGAAGCCATGTGTGGTTTTTGAAGAACCTTCCGGCCGATCTTGTAGTCGGAAATACAATGAATGACCAGTTTCAAGAGCCTGAACAACCGATGCAGACCGTTGAAGAAATCATGCAGATAATTAGTGAAGCTACTATTCCTGCAGCTGGAACTCATCAGTCTATCAGCCAGTATCTCACTGGTAGTTTGGACATTGATGACGAAATGGACGAGGATGTAGAGACCGATCCGGACCTTGATATCGATAGCAGTGGCGAAATAGTTTATGCAATGTAA